The Maridesulfovibrio zosterae DSM 11974 genome window below encodes:
- a CDS encoding RsmB/NOP family class I SAM-dependent RNA methyltransferase, with protein MANDLRTFRLVCADKDISSVEELLREQGFEFRPEPFYSMARILEKEPFPLGESIAARYGRIYIQDRSSMLPPLMLNPQAGEIVLDMCAAPGSKTGLLARLTGRDGFVLASEPSSDRLALLRQNLRKVQAVNTATVHYESQKLPLPLSSWKTIQLDPPCSGWGTLNKNPKAMDVWKGGKTIPLVNLQRLLLEKAYGLLAPGGKLVYSTCTTNIQENEEQTRYATEELGFELLHLPRPEGFTIADPLLPDMDGVLRVDGSGGGQGFYLCGLRKPGNQETELPETGTPNGRKITLQKIEFPEAVDFSLLPDGDIYEFKGKAMFLNRHALEKLPKGLRWQGFSIGKINRDKFRPDPFARCLLPSKPASSALVIEKAQDLSNLLSGQSLSAPAKGKGPVGLYYKDMLLGFCGKKGNRFIWTDK; from the coding sequence ATGGCAAACGATTTAAGAACTTTCAGACTTGTATGTGCTGATAAAGATATTTCATCGGTAGAAGAACTGCTTCGTGAGCAAGGTTTTGAATTCCGACCGGAACCCTTCTACTCCATGGCCCGCATTCTGGAAAAAGAACCTTTCCCGTTGGGAGAATCAATTGCTGCACGTTATGGACGTATCTATATCCAAGATCGTTCGTCAATGCTTCCTCCGTTAATGTTAAATCCACAGGCCGGAGAGATTGTGCTTGATATGTGTGCGGCTCCAGGCAGTAAAACAGGACTCCTTGCAAGGCTAACCGGCAGGGATGGTTTTGTGCTTGCGAGTGAACCATCAAGTGACAGACTGGCTCTACTGCGACAGAATTTACGTAAAGTTCAAGCCGTAAATACAGCAACAGTTCATTATGAGTCACAAAAACTTCCTTTACCACTATCAAGCTGGAAAACCATACAGCTTGACCCGCCATGCAGTGGATGGGGCACTCTAAATAAAAATCCTAAAGCAATGGATGTATGGAAAGGTGGAAAAACAATTCCACTGGTAAACCTGCAACGTTTACTGCTTGAAAAAGCATATGGATTGCTGGCTCCAGGGGGGAAACTTGTTTATTCAACGTGCACAACAAATATTCAGGAAAACGAAGAACAAACACGATATGCTACTGAGGAGCTTGGCTTTGAGCTTTTACACCTTCCTAGGCCGGAGGGGTTCACCATTGCAGACCCCTTGCTTCCCGACATGGACGGCGTGCTGCGTGTTGACGGTTCCGGCGGAGGGCAGGGATTTTATCTCTGCGGCCTGCGCAAACCAGGAAATCAGGAAACGGAATTGCCAGAGACAGGTACGCCGAATGGGAGAAAAATTACCCTGCAAAAGATAGAATTCCCTGAAGCTGTTGATTTCTCATTGCTTCCAGATGGAGATATCTACGAATTCAAAGGCAAGGCCATGTTTTTGAATCGTCATGCATTAGAAAAATTACCTAAGGGACTGCGGTGGCAGGGCTTTTCAATAGGTAAAATAAATAGAGACAAATTCAGGCCGGACCCGTTTGCGCGCTGCCTACTACCATCAAAACCAGCTTCTTCGGCTCTGGTAATAGAAAAAGCACAAGATCTTTCCAATCTGTTGTCGGGCCAAAGTCTGAGCGCTCCGGCAAAAGGTAAAGGACCTGTTGGATTATATTATAAAGATATGCTCCTCGGATTTTGCGGAAAAAAAGGAAACCGCTTTATCTGGACAGACAAATAA
- a CDS encoding FG-GAP-like repeat-containing protein: MKVSRLTAYLLVVLSLFAATASFAAGARTYAVFPLEINGPDQYKYLSRGVQTMLISRLNWTGHFEPLAGSRDLKEADRPKNQVEELKSVQSLGADYLVVGAVTIIGKEASIDLRMINKDGKSWPQDAKTTISELIPTLDGMAKDIKGKLFEKPGSKKETAQEKAREDARPESPMNPEFLTAASSGKLVESNINPQFRYEGGTETPGRWRSQNIKVVNLGGFVADVTGDGKTDTVILTDREVKIFAIEKQRLTEVGSYKFASRAEALRVSGIDIDHDGVEEVVLTTMMNNKPYSYILSFKGNIPKVLLDRNPNFLSVIRIPPNFTKTIVGQRVDSSRTFYSKDLMEYIFSNGRLVPVKKMTVPAFANIYNMYYLPMKGDDYKVIVINKYGHLNVYDKNLEPLYESQDSYNSVDVKVEVSSKIRGMGNENKREKMENYYYIPMPIAIVSLSDPTKKEVLLNKDLTVAGQVFSNYKSYASGEIHSEYWDGVGLALAWKTRRIKGSVTSYGIADVDNDGQDELYCIINTFPGSLGIKYRKTMIIAYELNVDKK, encoded by the coding sequence ATGAAAGTTAGTCGTTTGACTGCTTATTTACTTGTTGTTTTATCTCTGTTTGCAGCAACTGCATCGTTTGCAGCAGGAGCACGTACTTACGCAGTTTTTCCTTTAGAAATTAATGGACCAGACCAATACAAATATTTGAGTCGTGGCGTTCAGACCATGCTCATTTCACGCCTTAACTGGACCGGGCATTTTGAGCCGCTTGCCGGTTCAAGAGATCTGAAGGAAGCTGATCGTCCTAAAAATCAGGTGGAAGAACTCAAAAGTGTTCAGAGTCTTGGCGCAGATTATCTTGTCGTAGGGGCTGTCACGATTATTGGAAAGGAAGCCTCTATTGATCTTCGTATGATTAATAAGGACGGTAAGTCATGGCCTCAGGATGCAAAAACAACCATTTCTGAATTGATTCCTACTCTCGATGGAATGGCCAAAGACATCAAAGGTAAACTTTTTGAAAAGCCGGGCAGCAAAAAAGAAACAGCACAAGAAAAAGCCCGTGAGGATGCCCGCCCTGAAAGTCCTATGAATCCTGAATTTTTGACAGCAGCTTCTTCTGGGAAACTTGTTGAAAGCAACATTAACCCACAGTTTAGATACGAAGGAGGTACAGAAACTCCGGGACGCTGGCGTAGTCAGAACATAAAAGTGGTAAATCTAGGTGGATTTGTTGCGGATGTTACCGGTGATGGCAAGACAGATACGGTTATTCTGACTGACAGAGAGGTGAAAATTTTTGCAATTGAGAAGCAAAGATTGACAGAAGTGGGGTCTTACAAGTTCGCAAGCCGTGCAGAAGCTTTAAGAGTAAGTGGAATTGATATTGATCATGATGGTGTTGAAGAGGTTGTTCTTACCACTATGATGAACAATAAGCCTTACTCTTACATACTTTCCTTTAAAGGAAATATCCCCAAAGTATTGCTGGACCGTAACCCCAATTTTCTTTCAGTTATTAGAATACCTCCTAACTTTACAAAGACCATAGTGGGGCAGCGTGTTGATTCCAGCAGGACCTTTTATTCTAAAGATTTGATGGAGTATATTTTTTCCAATGGTCGCCTTGTTCCAGTGAAGAAGATGACCGTTCCAGCTTTTGCTAATATATATAATATGTATTATCTGCCTATGAAGGGTGATGATTATAAGGTTATTGTCATTAATAAGTATGGTCACCTCAATGTGTACGATAAGAACCTTGAGCCTCTATATGAAAGTCAGGATTCATATAACTCTGTTGATGTGAAAGTTGAGGTCTCATCAAAAATCAGAGGAATGGGGAATGAAAATAAGCGCGAGAAAATGGAGAATTATTATTATATTCCCATGCCTATAGCCATTGTCTCCTTATCTGATCCTACAAAAAAGGAAGTCTTGTTGAATAAAGACCTTACTGTTGCTGGTCAGGTTTTCTCAAATTACAAGAGTTACGCCTCTGGTGAAATTCACTCTGAGTACTGGGACGGAGTAGGTCTTGCCCTTGCCTGGAAGACAAGACGTATCAAAGGAAGTGTCACCTCGTATGGTATCGCTGATGTTGATAATGATGGGCAGGATGAACTTTACTGTATCATTAATACTTTTCCAGGGTCTCTTGGGATTAAATACAGGAAGACTATGATTATCGCTTACGAGCTTAATGTTGATAAAAAATAA
- a CDS encoding agmatine deiminase family protein, with the protein MNNRPIISILSLLMLVVFAFPLSASALQDSKWRFPAEFEQHETVWMGWLSKEYIKGFNTDTVLLEMAYNLAEHVKVRICVPSEKLKNHVYSLLNKNSVNTSNISFFITPFTMLYWRDFGPIFTVDDRGAKSVADFNFNCWGYTPESHPHARMMERVDRDAAKFLGLSSRMSRLISEGGNRELNGKGSIILTEACEFQRNPNLSRTDIEAALSEMLGVTNFIWLKSGTVDDDPYNTSTLPAPDGKGVAYRSGSANNHTDEFCRFVGPDTILLAEVSEEEASHGPIEKENRRRMEENVAILKQARDQDGKPFKIVRIPMPELQYFTASPTDAAYLNLASFPKFADGTVFPFGSPIKLIPAQSYCNFLITNDIVLAQKYWFKGAPESVKKKDEQALKVLQRIFPNRKVIAINTLSINLGGGGIHCTTQQEPAVQKSTK; encoded by the coding sequence ATGAACAACCGACCTATTATCAGTATTTTAAGTCTCTTGATGCTTGTTGTTTTCGCTTTTCCATTGTCGGCGTCGGCGCTGCAGGATTCCAAATGGCGCTTCCCTGCAGAGTTTGAACAGCATGAAACCGTTTGGATGGGGTGGCTTTCCAAAGAGTACATCAAGGGGTTCAACACTGACACGGTACTCCTTGAAATGGCCTACAATCTCGCGGAACATGTAAAGGTCCGTATCTGTGTTCCAAGTGAGAAACTAAAAAATCATGTCTATTCCTTACTTAATAAGAATTCTGTAAACACTAGCAATATTTCTTTCTTCATCACTCCCTTCACCATGCTCTACTGGCGGGACTTCGGCCCCATTTTTACTGTAGATGATCGTGGAGCTAAAAGCGTTGCGGACTTTAATTTCAATTGTTGGGGCTACACCCCGGAATCTCATCCGCATGCCCGAATGATGGAGCGCGTTGATCGAGATGCGGCTAAATTTCTTGGGCTTTCCAGTCGCATGAGCCGATTGATTAGCGAAGGAGGCAACCGGGAACTTAATGGCAAAGGTTCCATCATATTGACTGAAGCCTGCGAGTTTCAACGCAATCCAAATCTATCAAGAACTGACATTGAAGCGGCCTTGTCCGAGATGTTAGGAGTGACCAATTTCATATGGCTTAAAAGCGGCACCGTAGATGATGACCCGTACAACACTTCCACTTTACCCGCCCCAGACGGTAAAGGAGTTGCGTACCGTAGCGGATCGGCCAATAACCATACTGACGAATTTTGCCGATTTGTGGGCCCTGATACCATCCTGTTGGCTGAGGTCAGTGAGGAAGAAGCTTCCCATGGACCGATTGAAAAGGAAAATCGTCGGCGAATGGAGGAGAATGTTGCAATCCTCAAGCAAGCTCGTGACCAAGATGGGAAGCCATTCAAGATTGTTCGTATTCCCATGCCCGAATTGCAATATTTTACAGCCTCCCCCACCGATGCCGCTTATTTAAATTTGGCCTCGTTCCCCAAATTCGCGGACGGAACAGTTTTTCCTTTTGGTAGTCCGATCAAACTTATCCCAGCACAGAGTTATTGTAATTTCCTGATCACTAATGATATTGTTTTGGCCCAGAAGTATTGGTTCAAAGGGGCCCCCGAATCTGTCAAAAAAAAGGATGAACAAGCTCTCAAAGTGCTTCAAAGAATTTTTCCAAATCGTAAAGTGATTGCCATTAACACCTTGAGCATCAATTTAGGTGGAGGAGGCATTCACTGCACAACTCAGCAGGAGCCTGCAGTGCAAAAGAGCACAAAGTAA
- a CDS encoding CgeB family protein: MKEKLNVCIVGPFNSGVIALEKLGYSVFEVPHHPDIFCNLQELLKKNKFTPDLVLQVENLGRRTLIQGLEDFDCPTVFWATDPHLNMHWHNSYTKLFDQVLSTQKSIIPSFKAEGLSDVRWLPRFAYDMAAPPVADRKNDIAFVGRLSDQRPGRKWMIDFIKNLAGDRPFPVEQSLSHSDMLALYQDTKIIPNESILGEVNFRLFEGASCGCLLLTQDLGVEQASLFEPGREIDTYADVVELEEKLKLYLGNDSLIQAMGQAAYERVQSEHLPIHRIERILQYAKDITRNRVSGLDAKKWEAIAVASMWESGMLDLPVRDVLSRLASLKQDQHVVVATLRIQAVIGVNSVMEDNLMSLLGGKLYENSFCLNLTCSTVALRLDKWNMAKAFWYRHLKSTDLINKLLPKTPKDLLILWAKELKQRKLIFRGGFPFNSKKHLPHTAIDCLTILYEADPGDSEVLRLIDIMLRSHKELDQARGSFLSSLTLNSLNDWRLIFELAMTNLHSYRLDDGLNKIVLARDIAREQGQEKSFFMALKCRDESGLIYKRLMNN; the protein is encoded by the coding sequence ATGAAAGAGAAGCTCAATGTATGTATTGTCGGACCGTTTAACTCAGGCGTTATTGCACTGGAAAAGTTGGGGTATTCTGTTTTTGAAGTTCCTCATCATCCTGATATATTTTGCAATTTACAGGAATTGCTCAAAAAAAATAAATTTACCCCAGACCTAGTGTTACAGGTCGAGAACCTCGGTAGACGTACACTAATTCAGGGGCTAGAAGATTTTGATTGTCCAACTGTTTTCTGGGCAACGGATCCGCATCTGAATATGCACTGGCACAATTCCTATACTAAGTTGTTTGATCAGGTGTTATCCACCCAAAAGTCCATTATTCCATCGTTCAAAGCTGAGGGGCTTTCCGATGTCCGATGGCTTCCCAGATTTGCATATGACATGGCTGCACCTCCTGTTGCCGACCGTAAAAATGACATTGCCTTTGTGGGCAGGTTGAGTGATCAGCGTCCTGGTCGTAAGTGGATGATTGACTTTATCAAAAATTTGGCTGGCGACCGTCCTTTTCCGGTCGAGCAGTCCTTAAGCCATAGTGATATGTTGGCATTATATCAAGATACCAAAATAATTCCTAATGAATCCATTTTGGGAGAGGTTAATTTTCGGCTTTTCGAAGGGGCTTCCTGTGGTTGTCTGTTGCTTACTCAAGATCTCGGAGTTGAACAGGCTTCATTGTTTGAACCAGGGCGAGAAATAGACACATATGCAGATGTTGTGGAGTTGGAAGAAAAATTGAAGTTGTATTTAGGTAATGACAGCTTGATTCAAGCCATGGGGCAGGCTGCTTATGAACGGGTGCAATCAGAGCATTTGCCAATTCACCGAATAGAGCGAATTTTACAATACGCAAAGGATATCACACGTAACAGAGTGTCAGGGCTTGATGCTAAAAAATGGGAAGCGATTGCAGTGGCATCCATGTGGGAATCAGGCATGCTTGACTTGCCGGTGCGTGATGTGCTGTCACGTCTTGCTTCCTTAAAACAGGATCAGCACGTAGTTGTTGCCACGCTTCGCATACAAGCCGTGATCGGTGTGAACTCGGTAATGGAAGATAATTTAATGAGCTTGCTTGGAGGTAAGCTATACGAAAATTCTTTTTGCTTGAATCTTACTTGCTCGACTGTGGCTCTGCGCCTTGACAAATGGAATATGGCAAAGGCATTTTGGTATCGACATTTGAAGTCTACTGATCTCATTAATAAACTATTGCCAAAGACTCCAAAGGATCTTCTTATTCTTTGGGCCAAGGAACTCAAGCAACGTAAGCTTATTTTTCGGGGAGGATTTCCGTTTAACTCTAAAAAACATTTGCCGCACACTGCAATAGACTGTCTAACTATTCTTTATGAGGCAGATCCGGGAGATTCTGAGGTATTACGACTTATTGATATTATGCTGCGTTCTCATAAGGAGCTGGATCAGGCTCGTGGTAGCTTCCTTTCTTCACTTACCTTGAATTCATTAAATGACTGGCGGCTTATATTTGAGTTGGCTATGACAAATTTACATAGCTATCGGCTTGATGATGGTTTGAATAAAATTGTGCTGGCGAGAGACATAGCCAGAGAACAAGGTCAGGAGAAATCGTTTTTCATGGCCTTGAAGTGCCGTGATGAATCTGGGCTAATTTACAAACGGTTGATGAACAATTGA
- a CDS encoding mechanosensitive ion channel family protein, giving the protein MKIYWSIALLAGILLGLFLITDNTPVLENKIELLSTDNSCDLSTPRNAVRSFLHSVRNYNRDDYTGFNCLTKVVSSPEDMADDNKSEAVKKARDIFLILENINYDIDEDIPDTTQGDQVDLHFSYEGQPLDIMMKKGAAGWHFSKTLFRNPTFINLVKKLQYKYAKFTSEKMEGDTFVQSLMSPYRTFFTLKYGVDGKNYDKLEAAVSALDMSNFTVLEKPVYGPILAVMLYRIINSCSPLHLEELSASPDSQYAPVFMVIPEIGSITMHVVTLENGRKAWKFTPHSLQVVQTCYDSTIQELLQEGTNPFAGRQLPMHIVIDDFFQRNYPQLMVKYLNTNIYKWIALFALFLLTPFAVKIISYLLNGVLTSVEKKLPEGIIPLNRRKFILPVQIMAMGYSWLAMVGILILYKDLMIFSLYGVKIIGTLSTIWIISITTNLSCDVITATGGASIKGTMMLIIAQIFKLIVILMGLAHIAQLFGQDSTRIVAAMGIGGLAIALAGKDTLENIFGTMVIMTTRPFAVGDWISFLGHDGTVEKVGVRSTSLRTFYNSELIIPNAKFITTPVDNMGRREWRRYTTTIGVDYETPAENLNGYVQGLKQLVMNHPNTRKSDFHIVVNDFGPSSINIMVYIFFKTEDWAKELVVRHEFIVDALRLAEELKIKIAFPATTVHLRRDTPDASPEFQSDVHAINEARNYADAIRPIKTKN; this is encoded by the coding sequence ATGAAAATATATTGGTCCATTGCCTTACTGGCTGGAATTCTGCTCGGTTTATTCTTGATTACAGATAATACCCCAGTACTAGAAAACAAAATAGAACTGTTAAGTACCGACAACTCGTGCGACCTTTCAACACCTCGCAATGCCGTACGATCATTCCTGCACAGTGTCCGCAACTACAACCGAGATGATTATACAGGATTCAACTGCCTGACAAAGGTCGTTTCCTCCCCGGAAGACATGGCAGATGACAACAAATCCGAAGCAGTCAAAAAAGCACGAGATATCTTTCTAATACTTGAAAACATAAACTATGACATTGATGAAGATATCCCGGATACCACTCAGGGAGATCAAGTTGATTTACACTTTTCCTACGAAGGACAGCCACTTGATATTATGATGAAAAAAGGTGCTGCGGGCTGGCATTTTTCTAAAACTCTATTTAGAAACCCAACATTTATTAACTTAGTCAAAAAACTACAGTATAAATACGCCAAATTCACCTCTGAAAAAATGGAGGGGGACACTTTTGTACAAAGCCTCATGTCCCCCTATCGTACTTTTTTTACTTTAAAATATGGGGTTGACGGAAAGAACTATGATAAGCTGGAAGCCGCTGTAAGTGCTCTAGATATGAGCAACTTCACTGTGCTTGAAAAACCTGTATACGGCCCCATTCTGGCTGTAATGCTGTATAGGATTATCAACAGTTGCTCTCCCTTACATCTTGAAGAACTCTCCGCTTCTCCTGACAGTCAATATGCCCCAGTGTTCATGGTCATACCGGAGATAGGCTCAATAACCATGCATGTTGTAACTCTTGAAAACGGACGTAAGGCATGGAAGTTCACTCCGCACAGCCTGCAAGTAGTCCAGACATGTTACGACAGCACAATACAGGAGCTTCTACAGGAAGGGACTAATCCGTTTGCCGGCAGGCAGTTACCGATGCATATCGTCATCGACGATTTTTTTCAGCGCAACTACCCACAACTTATGGTCAAATACCTGAATACTAACATTTATAAATGGATAGCCTTATTTGCCTTATTCCTGCTGACACCTTTTGCCGTAAAGATAATTTCATACCTTTTAAATGGCGTCCTTACCTCCGTTGAAAAGAAACTTCCTGAAGGAATCATCCCGCTAAATCGCCGCAAGTTCATCCTCCCTGTTCAAATTATGGCTATGGGATACTCATGGCTAGCCATGGTCGGAATACTTATATTATATAAGGATTTAATGATTTTCTCCCTTTACGGAGTCAAAATTATAGGCACCCTCTCAACTATCTGGATCATTTCCATAACCACCAACCTGTCTTGCGATGTTATAACCGCAACTGGTGGAGCAAGCATCAAGGGCACGATGATGCTTATCATTGCCCAGATATTCAAACTGATCGTCATCCTCATGGGGCTTGCCCATATCGCACAACTGTTCGGTCAGGATTCCACAAGAATCGTTGCGGCAATGGGAATTGGAGGACTGGCAATAGCACTGGCTGGCAAGGATACTCTGGAAAACATATTCGGAACAATGGTCATTATGACCACCCGTCCATTTGCGGTTGGAGACTGGATAAGTTTCCTCGGGCATGACGGAACAGTAGAAAAAGTAGGTGTCAGATCAACATCCCTCCGTACATTTTACAATTCCGAACTGATCATCCCCAACGCTAAATTCATCACTACTCCTGTGGACAACATGGGACGCAGAGAATGGCGTAGATACACGACTACTATAGGTGTGGACTATGAAACTCCTGCCGAAAACCTCAACGGATATGTGCAGGGTTTAAAACAGCTGGTCATGAATCATCCCAATACGAGGAAAAGTGATTTTCATATTGTGGTCAATGACTTCGGTCCATCATCCATCAACATCATGGTCTACATCTTTTTTAAAACTGAAGACTGGGCCAAAGAACTCGTGGTAAGACATGAATTCATTGTGGACGCATTGCGTCTTGCCGAGGAACTCAAAATAAAAATAGCCTTCCCTGCCACCACGGTTCATCTGAGAAGGGACACCCCGGATGCCTCCCCGGAATTCCAGTCGGATGTCCATGCGATAAACGAGGCCCGCAATTATGCCGACGCCATCAGACCTATAAAAACAAAAAATTAA
- a CDS encoding class I fructose-bisphosphate aldolase: MKGTNRRMKRLFDKNSGNALILALDHGANEGMIEGLGAIPSILEALPASGVQGVILNKGLAMHYGEMVPPDVNLIVQLNAGTRHGSPAYNKNIVCSISEALRLGADAVSLQVNIGNELEDRMLVDLGMVTDEAHQLGIPVLATVFARGSQIINEHDSTLVGHCIRIGAELGPDIVAVPYPNNGDAFTKAVAASPVPILVTGGPLGQSVEGALDNTVSGLKAGCKGCCIGRNIFQTENPVESMAKFAQIAHKK; the protein is encoded by the coding sequence ATGAAAGGAACTAACCGCCGCATGAAACGGCTTTTTGATAAAAACAGCGGCAACGCACTTATTCTTGCTCTAGATCACGGCGCAAATGAAGGTATGATAGAAGGGCTGGGTGCTATTCCATCTATCCTTGAAGCCCTGCCTGCATCAGGAGTGCAAGGTGTAATTTTGAATAAAGGTCTGGCAATGCATTATGGAGAAATGGTTCCACCAGACGTCAACCTCATAGTCCAACTAAATGCAGGGACCAGACACGGCTCTCCAGCCTACAACAAAAATATAGTATGCTCCATCTCCGAAGCTCTTAGACTAGGGGCAGATGCTGTTTCCCTGCAAGTAAACATCGGAAATGAACTTGAAGATCGTATGCTTGTTGACCTTGGCATGGTGACAGACGAAGCTCATCAATTGGGCATACCAGTATTGGCAACAGTCTTTGCCCGGGGCAGCCAGATTATCAACGAGCATGACTCTACACTGGTAGGGCACTGTATTCGCATTGGCGCAGAACTGGGACCGGATATAGTAGCAGTGCCATACCCGAATAATGGAGATGCTTTTACAAAAGCTGTTGCCGCCAGCCCTGTTCCGATTCTGGTTACAGGCGGTCCACTTGGGCAAAGTGTTGAAGGAGCTTTGGACAACACCGTGAGCGGATTAAAAGCCGGATGTAAGGGATGTTGCATCGGTAGAAATATTTTTCAGACAGAAAACCCTGTTGAAAGCATGGCTAAGTTTGCTCAAATTGCACATAAAAAATAA
- a CDS encoding S41 family peptidase — MPATSINPFFLRKCFVILFAWLSVFLLSGNTGCGVDPTTRTFKVADVEDFSQMGWLDAYDAFHALMQKQYAFGDWKRVDWSALNNRIRPKVIIAESAAAGDDYITAILEYTRSIPDGHISWNNSIFGIIEPNIKGSYGLGMIGLDNGKVIANVITVGGPAATALIDVGSEILEWNDVAIATAAAQVSTLWRPNPASIATNELKLLEQYRALALDPVGTNSKVKYLKSDGSGPFTVTLTAVDDNRQIQTDTGLWNKVDDANPIKREILASGYGYIMLGTLESDDISQDQLFNKFKEAMEFLTNNNVPGIIIDLRGNGGGSDELAAKIAGFFYSEKTFYEYQNLYNAQTERLEIVLPSADDSYIIGWNLPLNITPQSLKYTGPVVAIVNPDSVSSAEGVAMAIKNLVNGHVVGFYGTNGSFGMTGGGAKLPLGYQISFPNGQSLNIKKEIQLDSQNGIGGIVPDVRVPRTSANMITYAKKNENDDVELNAAVAYLQSL; from the coding sequence ATGCCAGCTACTTCTATAAATCCTTTTTTCCTAAGAAAATGTTTTGTAATTTTATTTGCATGGTTGTCGGTCTTCCTGCTGAGCGGAAATACTGGTTGCGGGGTTGATCCGACGACGCGGACTTTTAAAGTTGCTGATGTTGAAGATTTCAGCCAGATGGGCTGGCTGGACGCCTATGATGCATTTCATGCGCTGATGCAAAAGCAGTATGCTTTTGGTGATTGGAAAAGGGTAGATTGGAGTGCGCTTAATAATCGTATACGGCCTAAAGTTATTATTGCTGAATCCGCTGCGGCTGGAGACGACTATATAACAGCCATTCTTGAATACACACGATCTATACCGGATGGGCATATCTCTTGGAACAATTCCATATTTGGTATTATTGAACCAAATATTAAAGGAAGTTACGGTCTTGGAATGATCGGTCTTGATAACGGCAAGGTTATTGCGAATGTTATAACCGTAGGCGGACCGGCCGCAACCGCATTAATCGATGTCGGGTCTGAAATTTTGGAATGGAATGACGTGGCAATTGCAACGGCAGCAGCACAGGTTTCAACTTTGTGGCGTCCCAATCCTGCTTCTATAGCAACAAATGAACTTAAGTTGCTTGAACAGTACAGAGCACTCGCGCTTGATCCTGTAGGTACTAATAGTAAGGTCAAATACTTAAAATCCGACGGATCGGGACCATTCACAGTTACTTTAACTGCGGTAGACGACAATAGGCAAATTCAGACTGATACTGGGCTATGGAATAAAGTTGATGATGCGAATCCGATTAAGCGCGAAATCCTTGCCAGTGGATATGGTTACATTATGCTTGGCACGTTGGAGAGTGATGATATTTCTCAGGATCAACTTTTCAATAAATTTAAAGAGGCCATGGAGTTTTTGACCAACAATAACGTTCCGGGAATTATCATTGATCTTCGGGGAAATGGCGGTGGTTCTGATGAACTGGCCGCTAAAATTGCAGGCTTTTTTTATTCCGAAAAAACTTTTTATGAATACCAGAACTTGTATAATGCTCAAACTGAGCGACTTGAAATAGTTCTTCCCAGTGCAGATGATTCGTATATCATTGGTTGGAACCTTCCTTTGAACATTACCCCGCAATCTCTAAAGTATACCGGTCCGGTTGTTGCCATTGTTAACCCCGACAGCGTAAGTTCTGCTGAAGGAGTCGCAATGGCTATTAAAAACTTGGTTAATGGGCATGTGGTTGGTTTTTATGGAACAAATGGATCCTTCGGTATGACAGGGGGAGGCGCAAAACTTCCGCTTGGTTATCAAATAAGTTTTCCCAACGGACAATCCCTTAATATAAAGAAGGAAATTCAGTTGGACAGTCAGAACGGTATTGGTGGAATAGTGCCAGATGTTCGTGTTCCGCGAACATCTGCAAATATGATAACGTATGCTAAGAAAAACGAAAATGACGATGTTGAATTAAATGCTGCAGTTGCATATCTGCAATCTTTGTAA